A window of Bacteroidota bacterium contains these coding sequences:
- a CDS encoding sigma-70 family RNA polymerase sigma factor yields MFLTDKEILAYLKTENEKNYAFNQLIKKYQERVYWQARRMVVEHDDANDITQNVFIKILTKIQDFRGDANLYTWIYRIAVNETIDFLNKKRKRFYIPIINVEAELERKIDDPNEFSGDVIQKKLQKAILKLPVKQRIVFNFRYFEEKSYDEISKIVGTSVGGLKANYHHAVKKIEKFILKED; encoded by the coding sequence TTGTTTTTAACTGACAAAGAAATATTAGCATACCTTAAGACTGAAAACGAAAAGAATTATGCGTTTAATCAATTGATAAAGAAATATCAGGAGAGAGTTTATTGGCAAGCACGAAGGATGGTTGTGGAGCATGATGATGCTAATGATATAACTCAAAATGTTTTTATAAAAATTTTAACAAAAATACAAGATTTTAGAGGTGATGCTAATTTATATACTTGGATTTATCGTATTGCTGTAAATGAAACAATAGATTTTTTAAATAAAAAGAGAAAAAGATTTTATATCCCGATAATAAATGTTGAAGCGGAACTTGAAAGAAAAATTGACGACCCTAATGAATTTTCTGGTGATGTAATTCAAAAAAAATTACAGAAAGCAATTTTGAAATTACCTGTAAAGCAAAGAATAGTTTTTAATTTTAGATATTTTGAAGAAAAAAGTTATGATGAAATTTCAAAGATTGTGGGGACATCTGTTGGTGGGTTAAAAGCAAATTATCATCATGCTGTTAAAAAAATTGAAAAATTTATTTTGAAGGAAGATTAA